A stretch of DNA from Thalassospiraceae bacterium LMO-SO8:
GACAGGCTATGCGTGAAACGGGATTTCTGGCTCAGCATCCACGACGACTTGGAACACATCCCGCGCATCCGCAACGTGCACAACTTCCTCAAGACACTGATCGAGGACAATGCGGAATTTCTCAACGGCGGCCCCGACGCCGCCGCGGGACGTTAGCCGGCTCGCGCGCCGACCTTCATGGTCCGCATGAAATCCCGGAACGGTGCTCCATCGTCAGTGTTTTCCGCGGGCGCCCAGGCGGGAAGTTCCTTGGCGGTCGACGGGTCGTAGGGGCCTTGCTTGATTTCCAGCACAGCCGTCGCGGGCTCGAGTACCACCGCCGCGTGATAGACTCCGCCCGGGTATTCAATCAGGCGCTCGCCGTCGGGGCGCAGGGCGATACGCTGTTCGAGTTGCCCGTCCTCTGAGAACAGCAGCACGTCGAGCGCACCG
This window harbors:
- a CDS encoding WbuC family cupin fold metalloprotein, yielding MASPRRRSHRNLHAAPGEPVQRVLMAAEPDTYVQPHRHPDKPWEMIVLLSGALDVLLFSEDGQLEQRIALRPDGERLIEYPGGVYHAAVVLEPATAVLEIKQGPYDPSTAKELPAWAPAENTDDGAPFRDFMRTMKVGARAG